A region of Leclercia adecarboxylata DNA encodes the following proteins:
- a CDS encoding membrane-bound PQQ-dependent dehydrogenase, glucose/quinate/shikimate family, translating to MPQITSRLWAVLTGLLVALVGLGYVVLGGWLAFVGGTFVFILLGVGFLISGVLLFRQRLSGVWLYLLMFLACAGWALYEVGLDGWQLMPRLLVVAVLGVWISMPWVIRQLTLVPSARRKGVTAGGIYVVAIAAMLFFGWHISGTRFVHHQPFPPAQAAQMPQSDGDWKYYGRTADGQRFSPLMQITPQNVSQLKLAWRFDSGDVKRDGEDKAGREFNLEVTPVKVGDVLYICTPHRQVIALNATSGKALWTFDPQNDTSANEYLACRGVAWSDDATDKDCQQKVITTTADARLVALNAETGKPCASFGKQGFVSLTDHMGEVPPGFHFITSQPMVMDGRIILGGWIYDNQSTGEPSGVVRAYDIKSGNLAWAWDMGRNPANAPLKPGEEYTRGTPNGWGTYTADPVLGLVYIPLGNATPDYYGAQRRPFDETYSSAVVALDVRTGAERWHYQTVHHDVWDYDVPIGPTLVDLPDGNGGITPALVQTTKMGQLFLLDRRSGKPLAAVNEKSVAVTPSLPGERLSPVQPDSAGMPDLSPADLRETDMWGATAFDQLLCRIQFHQYRYQGKFTPPAEGTSIAYPAFDGVIDWYGASVDPLHHVLIANTSYIPFTMQIMKSEEAIQKGLMKTWAGWQSGQPYPKPKEFAVGPQYGTPWAAIVKPWLSVLDAPCNAPPWGKIYAIDLVSKKIIWERPAGTTRDMNIFGTHTNVPLPTGIFMMGGNVITQSGLIFTGATADDYLRAFDEASGQELWRARLPAGGQATPMTYQAGDGKQYVVIAAGGHGGLGTRSGDSLMAYALP from the coding sequence ATGCCACAGATAACATCTCGTCTCTGGGCCGTGTTAACCGGCTTGCTGGTCGCGCTTGTAGGGCTTGGCTATGTGGTTCTGGGCGGTTGGCTGGCGTTCGTCGGGGGGACCTTTGTCTTTATCCTGCTTGGCGTCGGCTTTTTGATCAGCGGTGTACTGCTGTTCCGCCAGCGGCTTTCAGGCGTCTGGCTCTATCTGCTGATGTTCCTGGCCTGCGCTGGCTGGGCATTGTATGAGGTCGGGCTGGATGGCTGGCAACTGATGCCCCGCCTGCTGGTGGTCGCGGTCCTTGGTGTATGGATCAGCATGCCGTGGGTGATCCGCCAACTGACCCTGGTTCCCTCAGCCAGGCGGAAGGGAGTGACCGCAGGCGGGATCTACGTCGTGGCTATTGCGGCAATGCTTTTCTTTGGCTGGCATATCTCCGGCACCCGGTTTGTCCATCATCAACCGTTCCCGCCTGCGCAGGCGGCGCAAATGCCGCAAAGCGATGGTGACTGGAAATATTATGGCCGTACCGCCGATGGGCAGCGTTTTTCGCCGCTGATGCAAATCACTCCCCAGAACGTCAGCCAACTGAAACTGGCCTGGCGTTTTGATTCAGGGGATGTGAAACGTGACGGGGAGGACAAAGCCGGGCGTGAATTTAACCTCGAAGTCACGCCGGTGAAGGTGGGCGATGTGCTTTATATCTGCACCCCGCATCGTCAGGTTATCGCCCTGAACGCCACCTCCGGTAAAGCGCTGTGGACATTCGATCCGCAAAACGATACCTCGGCGAACGAGTATCTGGCCTGCCGGGGTGTGGCCTGGAGCGACGACGCCACTGACAAGGACTGTCAGCAAAAAGTGATCACCACCACCGCCGATGCCCGGCTGGTGGCGCTGAATGCAGAGACGGGCAAACCCTGCGCCAGCTTTGGTAAGCAGGGATTTGTCAGCCTGACGGATCATATGGGCGAGGTTCCCCCGGGTTTTCATTTCATCACCTCACAGCCGATGGTTATGGACGGACGTATCATCCTTGGGGGCTGGATCTATGATAACCAGTCCACTGGCGAACCCTCTGGCGTGGTGCGGGCGTATGACATCAAAAGCGGTAACCTGGCATGGGCCTGGGATATGGGGCGCAATCCCGCCAATGCGCCGCTGAAACCCGGCGAAGAGTATACGCGAGGTACCCCTAACGGCTGGGGAACCTATACCGCCGATCCCGTGCTGGGGCTGGTTTACATTCCCCTTGGCAATGCCACGCCGGACTATTACGGGGCGCAGCGTCGTCCCTTTGACGAAACTTACTCCAGTGCGGTTGTGGCGCTGGATGTCCGGACCGGCGCAGAGCGCTGGCACTATCAGACCGTGCATCACGACGTCTGGGACTATGACGTTCCCATCGGCCCGACGCTTGTCGATCTGCCCGATGGTAATGGGGGAATAACCCCGGCGCTGGTGCAAACCACCAAGATGGGGCAACTGTTTTTGCTGGATCGGCGAAGCGGAAAACCCCTTGCCGCCGTCAATGAAAAATCGGTTGCTGTGACGCCGTCACTTCCCGGGGAAAGGCTTTCCCCCGTTCAGCCAGATTCTGCTGGCATGCCGGATCTTTCCCCTGCCGATCTGCGGGAAACGGATATGTGGGGTGCCACCGCATTTGACCAACTCCTGTGCCGGATCCAGTTTCACCAGTATCGCTATCAGGGGAAATTTACCCCACCCGCCGAGGGTACCTCTATTGCTTATCCTGCCTTTGATGGGGTGATTGACTGGTACGGCGCTTCTGTCGATCCGCTTCACCACGTGCTGATTGCCAACACCAGCTATATCCCGTTCACCATGCAGATCATGAAAAGCGAAGAGGCTATTCAGAAAGGACTCATGAAAACGTGGGCGGGCTGGCAGAGCGGACAACCCTATCCCAAACCTAAAGAGTTCGCCGTCGGGCCGCAATACGGCACGCCCTGGGCGGCCATCGTCAAACCCTGGCTGAGCGTGCTGGATGCCCCCTGTAATGCACCGCCGTGGGGGAAAATCTATGCCATCGATCTGGTGAGTAAAAAAATCATCTGGGAGCGCCCGGCGGGCACCACCCGGGATATGAACATTTTCGGCACCCATACCAACGTGCCGCTGCCAACGGGCATCTTTATGATGGGCGGAAATGTGATCACCCAAAGCGGGCTGATCTTCACCGGGGCCACGGCGGATGATTACCTGCGAGCCTTTGATGAGGCCAGCGGCCAGGAGCTCTGGCGCGCCCGACTGCCTGCAGGCGGGCAGGCCACGCCAATGACCTATCAGGCCGGAGACGGCAAGCAATACGTTGTCATTGCCGCTGGCGGTCATGGCGGGCTCGGTACCCGTTCCGGTGATTCATTGATGGCGTACGCGTTGCCATGA